A DNA window from Gillisia sp. Hel1_33_143 contains the following coding sequences:
- a CDS encoding ABC transporter permease — protein sequence MKDFIRLIRIEFQRIFSNNVLLAIFFGAPILYGVLFGYVYGQAKVIDLPILIIDQDHSPTTDKIIDAFNDNETLLVKDLRFTPGNIMAEMPEEQYAAVVTFPANFEAAILQKRHPEVRVDLNMANILNANTTSKNIQSVLMTINAGIEIEGLKKQGMHPNEAMNAYESFKINFNKLYNSSGNYLYFMLPGLIAAIMQQIIFLAMALVFARDFEDGYFGKLVKESKWSLYHITLKSTPFLLMIPLMWIIVSLLIPFFNIEISIFTLPMLVLASLLTLASMNIGMLFSIAIPSQLKATELLMVISTPAFVLSGFTWPTLAIPTAITNVAQFIPLTQFLSGFRKIAFYEGGLTSIHSEITMLLIIIVVTFFAMLILLQFKISSYLKKDKQTISQSPE from the coding sequence ATGAAAGATTTTATAAGATTAATACGGATAGAATTCCAAAGGATTTTTTCAAACAATGTTTTACTTGCCATTTTTTTTGGCGCACCAATTCTTTACGGAGTTTTATTTGGGTATGTATATGGGCAGGCAAAAGTTATAGATTTGCCTATACTTATTATAGACCAAGATCACAGTCCAACTACAGATAAAATTATTGATGCTTTTAATGATAATGAAACGCTATTAGTAAAAGATCTAAGGTTTACTCCTGGTAATATTATGGCAGAAATGCCGGAAGAGCAATATGCCGCAGTAGTTACATTTCCTGCAAATTTTGAAGCCGCTATTCTTCAGAAAAGACATCCTGAAGTACGAGTAGATCTTAATATGGCAAATATCTTAAATGCTAATACTACTAGTAAAAATATACAATCTGTATTAATGACGATAAATGCAGGAATTGAAATAGAAGGTCTTAAAAAACAGGGGATGCACCCTAATGAAGCTATGAATGCCTACGAAAGCTTTAAGATCAATTTCAATAAATTATATAATTCTTCCGGGAATTACTTATACTTTATGCTACCAGGGCTTATTGCCGCTATAATGCAACAAATCATCTTTTTGGCGATGGCGTTGGTTTTTGCTAGAGATTTTGAAGATGGATATTTTGGCAAATTAGTAAAAGAAAGCAAGTGGTCTCTTTACCATATCACTTTAAAATCTACACCATTTTTACTAATGATTCCTCTAATGTGGATCATAGTTAGCCTCTTAATTCCATTTTTTAATATAGAGATTTCTATTTTCACGTTGCCAATGCTAGTCTTAGCTTCTCTTTTAACATTAGCATCTATGAATATTGGGATGCTTTTCTCTATTGCAATTCCCAGCCAATTGAAAGCTACAGAGCTTTTAATGGTTATTTCTACTCCAGCATTCGTACTAAGTGGTTTCACATGGCCCACACTAGCAATTCCTACAGCAATTACCAATGTAGCCCAGTTTATACCATTAACTCAATTTCTTAGCGGATTCAGAAAAATAGCATTTTATGAAGGCGGGTTAACTTCTATTCATTCAGAAATAACAATGCTACTA
- a CDS encoding HlyD family secretion protein has product MKIFKTLAIALLTIYMLQSCNDKEALSPYIGKVKFETISVSGKIAGRLSKIYVEEGQIVNKGDTLAIIDIPEVNAKVMQANGAITSAQGQLDMANNGATKDQINQIDGQLNSGRAQLEFAKESYNRMLNMYKDSLISKQQFDEVEMKLEMAQAQVEALNAKRKEATSGARSEQIDQAQGQLQRALGAKEEVLSASKEKYMIAPTNMSIETISLKEGELLSPGFVLFNGYARSSLYFRFTVPESNIYNFEVGKELVLVNPYTEQEIKAKVKSIKQLAQYADITSTAPLYDLSESIYELKVVPTSTNKEQSFFANATVIIKQ; this is encoded by the coding sequence ATGAAAATATTCAAAACATTGGCCATTGCTTTACTAACCATCTATATGCTCCAGTCTTGTAATGATAAGGAGGCTTTGAGTCCATACATAGGCAAAGTTAAATTTGAAACTATTTCTGTTAGTGGAAAAATAGCTGGTAGGCTTAGTAAAATATATGTTGAAGAAGGGCAAATTGTTAATAAAGGAGACACTCTTGCCATTATAGATATTCCAGAAGTTAATGCTAAAGTGATGCAGGCTAATGGCGCGATAACATCCGCTCAAGGTCAATTAGATATGGCAAATAATGGTGCTACAAAAGATCAAATCAATCAAATTGATGGGCAACTAAATTCTGGACGAGCGCAATTGGAATTTGCTAAAGAATCTTATAATAGAATGCTAAATATGTACAAGGATTCCTTAATAAGCAAACAGCAGTTTGATGAGGTAGAAATGAAGTTGGAAATGGCACAAGCACAGGTAGAAGCTCTAAACGCAAAACGAAAAGAAGCCACAAGCGGCGCTAGATCTGAGCAGATAGATCAGGCTCAAGGGCAATTACAAAGAGCTCTCGGCGCAAAGGAAGAAGTTCTTTCTGCTTCTAAAGAAAAATATATGATTGCACCAACAAATATGTCTATTGAAACTATTAGCCTGAAGGAGGGAGAATTACTTTCTCCAGGTTTCGTCCTCTTTAACGGTTATGCTAGGAGCAGCCTATATTTCAGATTCACAGTACCAGAATCTAACATCTATAATTTTGAGGTAGGAAAAGAATTAGTTCTTGTTAATCCATATACAGAACAAGAGATCAAAGCAAAAGTAAAATCTATTAAGCAATTAGCCCAGTACGCAGATATTACAAGTACTGCTCCACTATATGATCTCTCAGAATCTATCTATGAGCTAAAAGTTGTTCCTACTTCAACAAATAAAGAACAATCCTTCTTTGCTAATGCCACAGTTATAATTAAACAATAA
- a CDS encoding TolC family protein yields MRLKLNKIVLIYIIITSLNATVSNAQELDPALKYLIQKAIDKSHSLNINQFEAEQAKVDALLAKSALLPKLTFNGSFTRLDDDITFDSDTQNLLISTQKLLVKEAIGIPFNAPFPENIPLTDIPNLQDKNILKSSVDLNWTLFSGLEVTNAVRASEHKKTSIIYKGLADKDKIALKIIEYYDKLALVYASKKVISTSKEYLDDQEYYIKKAIENGLATPISRKKIELAQQQLNGKELEYDHNRVLIIESLHQLTGESKERLMQLAPQLDSLENSSSTSTEKRNEVKALEEAELATLFKSKMEKSSYIPKLGLKGHYEFIEDDLSLLDPKWFLGVGVSWNVFDGFQAVLKSKKSMIESQKYRKQIEEAEEMIDLSIIKAKLTLESSIQNTKIVEKEIDLANATYTMVNKQYKNNLATITEVLNALTDLEKANFKLQESYFDQRRAVTELLHAKGIITSFYN; encoded by the coding sequence ATGCGATTAAAGCTCAATAAAATTGTATTAATTTATATAATTATTACCTCGCTTAACGCCACAGTTTCTAATGCTCAAGAATTAGATCCAGCCCTTAAATACCTAATTCAAAAAGCTATTGATAAAAGTCATTCATTAAATATCAATCAATTTGAAGCAGAACAAGCCAAAGTAGATGCTTTGCTTGCAAAATCTGCACTACTTCCAAAGCTTACCTTCAACGGAAGTTTTACAAGACTTGATGACGACATAACTTTTGACTCAGACACACAGAATCTTCTAATTTCTACTCAAAAATTATTAGTAAAAGAAGCCATTGGCATTCCATTTAATGCACCTTTTCCTGAAAATATTCCGTTAACAGATATTCCAAATTTACAGGATAAGAATATCTTAAAATCTTCTGTAGATCTAAACTGGACTCTTTTTAGCGGTTTAGAAGTTACCAACGCGGTACGAGCTAGTGAACATAAAAAAACTTCCATAATTTATAAAGGCTTAGCAGATAAGGATAAAATTGCCTTAAAAATCATAGAATATTATGACAAGCTAGCGTTGGTGTATGCTTCCAAAAAAGTTATTTCTACCTCTAAAGAATATTTAGATGATCAGGAATATTATATTAAAAAGGCCATAGAAAATGGGTTAGCAACCCCTATAAGTAGAAAAAAGATAGAGCTCGCTCAGCAGCAATTAAACGGCAAGGAATTAGAGTATGATCATAACAGAGTTCTAATTATCGAATCTTTACATCAGCTTACTGGAGAATCTAAAGAAAGGTTAATGCAACTAGCACCTCAATTAGATTCGCTTGAAAATTCTTCAAGTACCTCAACTGAAAAAAGAAATGAGGTAAAAGCCTTAGAAGAAGCAGAGCTGGCGACATTATTTAAATCTAAGATGGAGAAAAGTAGTTATATTCCTAAACTTGGTTTAAAAGGACATTATGAATTTATTGAGGATGACTTATCCTTACTAGATCCAAAATGGTTTTTAGGCGTTGGTGTTTCGTGGAATGTATTCGACGGTTTTCAAGCAGTATTGAAAAGCAAAAAGTCTATGATTGAAAGTCAGAAATATCGCAAGCAAATTGAAGAGGCAGAAGAGATGATAGATCTATCCATAATTAAAGCGAAACTAACCTTAGAGTCTTCAATTCAAAATACAAAGATTGTTGAGAAAGAAATAGATCTGGCAAATGCTACCTATACCATGGTAAATAAGCAGTATAAGAACAATCTCGCCACTATTACGGAAGTTTTGAATGCACTTACAGATCTAGAAAAAGCTAATTTCAAATTGCAAGAATCTTATTTCGATCAGCGCAGAGCAGTTACAGAATTGCTTCATGCAAAAGGTATAATTACTTCTTTCTACAATTAA
- a CDS encoding alpha/beta fold hydrolase, with protein sequence MKKNLILLLILVSSFQLLSAQDKELQWLDIKLSNYEYPYSVSTIQLSIQDQILEMAYMDIKPDNYNGNNIVLMHGKNFNGAYWKTTIDALQKEGYRVIVPDQIGFGKSSKPPHFQYTFQQLAQNTKTLLDSIGVTKTAILGHSMGGMLATRFALMYPENTTKLILENPIGLEDWKLKVPYKSVAWWYKNELKNNYKSIKKYQLESYYDNKWKPEYEQWVNLLAGWTLNSDYKTIAWNAALTYDMIFTQPVIYEFTEISSPTLLIIGTRDRTALGKALVEDTIRDQMGLYNELGKKAQQQIPNSKLIEIKNVGHLPHIEQFDSFITPLLSFLDE encoded by the coding sequence ATGAAGAAAAATCTAATACTACTGCTAATTTTAGTTAGCAGTTTTCAATTGTTATCGGCTCAAGATAAAGAGCTACAATGGTTAGATATAAAGTTATCTAATTATGAATACCCTTATTCTGTGTCCACAATTCAACTCAGCATTCAAGACCAGATCTTGGAGATGGCTTATATGGATATAAAACCCGATAACTATAATGGGAATAATATAGTGCTTATGCACGGCAAGAATTTTAATGGTGCTTATTGGAAGACTACAATTGATGCGCTACAAAAAGAAGGTTATAGAGTTATAGTTCCAGATCAGATAGGTTTTGGGAAATCTTCTAAACCTCCACATTTTCAATATACCTTCCAGCAACTGGCTCAAAATACCAAAACCTTATTAGATTCTATAGGAGTGACCAAAACTGCTATTTTAGGACATTCTATGGGCGGAATGCTGGCAACTCGTTTTGCTTTGATGTATCCAGAAAACACAACAAAATTGATCTTGGAAAATCCAATCGGATTAGAGGATTGGAAATTAAAAGTTCCATATAAATCGGTAGCATGGTGGTATAAGAACGAATTGAAGAACAATTATAAAAGCATAAAGAAATATCAACTTGAAAGTTACTACGATAATAAGTGGAAACCAGAATATGAGCAATGGGTGAATTTACTTGCAGGATGGACACTAAACTCAGATTATAAGACCATCGCTTGGAATGCTGCATTAACTTATGATATGATCTTTACACAACCAGTGATCTATGAATTTACAGAGATCTCCTCTCCTACTTTATTGATTATTGGTACCAGAGATAGAACCGCATTAGGTAAAGCTCTGGTAGAGGATACCATTAGAGATCAAATGGGACTTTATAATGAATTGGGTAAAAAAGCTCAACAACAGATTCCAAATTCTAAACTTATAGAAATTAAAAATGTAGGACACTTACCTCATATAGAGCAATTTGATAGTTTTATAACACCGCTGCTCTCTTTCTTAGATGAATAG
- a CDS encoding L-dopachrome tautomerase-related protein: MKKIILLIGLISLAGCKSLSIPAPTDNEIENVASFSEQQVTGLSISDRGRMFANFPRWRKGVENSVVEVLENGSSNAYPNKSWNTWEVGSPAKDSVFIGVQSVLAFENDLYVLDTRNSLFQGVIDNPRIFVFDLENNNLKRTYILEDASFHKDSYINDLRIDKKKQKVYLTDSGHAGIIILDLKTGASNRVLNDHNSTLTETDHLIIDGKKWKNVIHSDGIALDTENNILYYHALTGYSLYAISTDLLVNGTSEEIEKGVKFIAKTSAPDGMILDKKGNLYLADLENHSIMKFNISSNLITVLAKGEKIRWADTFSIYQDELYFTNSRINEINGEITNMDFTIKKIKL; encoded by the coding sequence ATGAAGAAGATAATTTTATTGATTGGATTAATATCTCTGGCAGGATGCAAGTCTCTTAGTATTCCAGCTCCTACAGATAATGAAATTGAAAATGTTGCAAGTTTTAGCGAGCAACAGGTTACCGGATTAAGTATTAGCGATAGAGGCAGAATGTTTGCCAATTTTCCTAGATGGAGAAAAGGAGTTGAGAATTCTGTAGTAGAAGTTCTAGAAAATGGTTCTTCCAACGCTTATCCTAACAAAAGCTGGAACACATGGGAAGTTGGGTCTCCGGCAAAAGACTCTGTATTTATTGGAGTACAATCTGTACTCGCTTTTGAAAATGATCTATATGTATTAGACACTAGAAATTCTTTATTTCAAGGGGTAATAGATAATCCAAGAATTTTTGTCTTTGACTTGGAGAATAATAATTTAAAACGCACCTACATTTTAGAGGATGCTAGTTTTCATAAAGATTCTTACATCAATGATCTTAGAATAGATAAGAAAAAACAGAAAGTATATTTAACAGATTCCGGACATGCCGGAATTATAATTTTAGATCTAAAAACAGGAGCTTCAAATAGAGTATTAAATGATCATAATTCTACCCTTACAGAAACAGATCATCTCATCATAGATGGAAAAAAATGGAAGAATGTAATTCATTCCGATGGTATTGCTTTAGACACGGAAAATAATATTCTTTACTACCATGCGCTTACCGGATATAGCCTATATGCCATTTCTACTGATCTTTTAGTGAATGGAACGTCAGAAGAGATTGAAAAAGGTGTGAAATTTATTGCTAAAACATCTGCACCAGATGGAATGATATTAGACAAAAAAGGAAATCTCTATTTAGCAGATCTGGAAAATCATAGTATCATGAAATTCAATATTTCATCTAATCTTATTACTGTTCTTGCTAAAGGAGAAAAGATAAGATGGGCAGATACCTTTAGCATTTATCAAGATGAGCTTTATTTTACCAATTCCAGAATTAATGAGATCAACGGTGAGATTACTAATATGGATTTTACCATAAAAAAGATAAAATTATAA
- a CDS encoding NADP-dependent oxidoreductase has protein sequence MKALQITKYGEIKDSLSIQEVDKPSFNDNDILVAVKAASLNPIDYKLAEGKLKDMLSLKLPATIGYDVSGVVVEKGSKVKNFEIGDEIYSRVPQEQMGTVAEFVAINIDMVALKPENISFEQASALPLTGLTAMQALEKVNIKEGDRILIHAGSGGVGSFAIQFAKYKGAIVYTTTSTKNVDWVKALGADRVIDYKTEDYKEVANNLDIVFDTLGDDYTFDAFEIIKEGGRVTTIVGPPDEETAKQMGIKDYSLPEKLAKLKKEKSAEYKLTWMQPNAKQLEEVKILVEDDTIKPIVDLIYSFEDGIDAYEYLATGKAKGKVIISMADLF, from the coding sequence ATGAAAGCTTTACAAATAACTAAATATGGAGAAATTAAAGATAGTCTTTCCATACAAGAGGTAGACAAACCATCATTTAATGATAATGACATTCTGGTAGCGGTAAAAGCGGCTTCTCTAAATCCAATAGATTATAAACTTGCGGAAGGTAAATTAAAGGATATGTTATCCTTAAAACTTCCTGCAACCATTGGTTACGATGTAAGTGGCGTTGTAGTAGAAAAAGGTTCCAAGGTTAAGAACTTTGAAATTGGAGATGAAATTTATTCTAGAGTTCCACAAGAGCAAATGGGAACGGTTGCAGAATTTGTTGCCATTAATATTGATATGGTTGCACTAAAACCAGAAAACATTTCTTTTGAACAGGCGAGTGCACTTCCGCTAACAGGATTAACTGCCATGCAGGCTTTAGAGAAAGTAAATATTAAAGAGGGAGATAGAATTCTTATACATGCTGGTTCTGGGGGTGTTGGAAGTTTTGCTATACAGTTTGCTAAATACAAAGGCGCAATAGTTTATACCACCACAAGCACAAAAAATGTAGATTGGGTAAAGGCACTAGGAGCAGATCGAGTAATAGATTATAAAACCGAAGATTATAAAGAGGTTGCGAATAACTTAGATATAGTTTTTGATACGCTGGGAGACGATTATACTTTTGATGCTTTCGAGATCATTAAAGAAGGCGGAAGGGTTACTACTATTGTAGGTCCTCCAGATGAGGAAACTGCAAAACAAATGGGAATAAAAGATTATTCCTTACCTGAGAAGTTAGCAAAACTAAAGAAAGAAAAATCTGCAGAGTACAAGCTTACATGGATGCAGCCCAACGCCAAGCAGTTGGAAGAAGTAAAAATCTTAGTAGAAGATGACACTATAAAGCCTATTGTAGATCTTATATATTCTTTTGAAGATGGTATAGACGCTTATGAATATCTAGCTACAGGAAAGGCAAAAGGAAAAGTAATTATAAGCATGGCAGATTTGTTCTAA
- a CDS encoding MarR family winged helix-turn-helix transcriptional regulator, with protein MKIEDQLKLENQICFPIYSVSRLITKAYKPYLEKMGLTYPQYLVMLVLWEHEKLTVNQIGINLQLNTNTLSPLIKRMEQMELLKRTRSVKDERSIVVELTKKGLNYKKEAIPIPQTLLRSLISEEVELKDIISLKETLDKLINLLNKDLKNEVIASQST; from the coding sequence ATGAAAATAGAAGATCAACTTAAATTAGAGAACCAGATTTGTTTCCCTATATATTCAGTTTCCAGACTTATTACCAAAGCTTATAAGCCATATTTAGAGAAAATGGGACTTACTTATCCGCAATATTTGGTAATGCTGGTTCTTTGGGAACATGAGAAATTAACCGTTAATCAGATAGGGATTAACTTACAATTAAATACGAATACGCTATCGCCATTAATTAAGAGAATGGAACAAATGGAATTGCTAAAGCGTACAAGATCTGTAAAAGATGAGCGGAGCATAGTTGTAGAACTAACTAAAAAAGGATTAAATTATAAAAAGGAAGCTATTCCAATTCCACAAACTCTTTTAAGATCTTTAATTTCAGAAGAAGTAGAACTTAAAGATATTATTTCTTTAAAAGAGACATTAGATAAACTAATTAACCTACTCAATAAAGACTTAAAAAATGAGGTAATTGCATCTCAATCAACTTAA
- a CDS encoding DoxX family membrane protein gives MENVIQTSLTQKIFRIVLAVFMIYAGFSHLTFNRVDFQAQVPDWLPMSKDLVVILSGIVEMALGLALLFWKKQRVNIGWTLAIFFILVFPGNVAQYLDGKDAFGALNSDRARLIRLFFQPVLIAWVLWSSGAWTAWRNAKK, from the coding sequence ATGGAAAATGTAATTCAAACTAGCTTAACACAAAAGATCTTTAGAATAGTACTTGCGGTCTTTATGATCTACGCAGGATTTAGTCATCTAACATTTAACAGAGTAGATTTTCAAGCTCAGGTACCAGATTGGCTTCCTATGAGTAAAGATCTTGTAGTAATTCTTTCTGGAATAGTAGAAATGGCTTTGGGATTAGCCCTTTTATTTTGGAAAAAACAGCGTGTTAATATTGGTTGGACATTAGCGATATTCTTTATTCTGGTATTTCCAGGGAACGTAGCTCAATATTTGGATGGGAAAGATGCTTTTGGTGCCTTGAATTCTGATAGAGCCAGACTCATTAGATTATTTTTTCAGCCTGTATTAATCGCATGGGTATTGTGGTCTTCTGGTGCATGGACCGCTTGGAGAAATGCAAAGAAGTAA
- a CDS encoding Na+/H+ antiporter NhaC family protein: MENYGLLSILPPVIAIILALKTKQVYIALLFGIWFSWIIMNDWNFLTGTVAAIEGLVNVFKSEGNTRTIMFSALVGALLLFIQYSRGVEGFIGKLNVLIGYFEKKQTGYSKVIIQLLALLTGILLFVETSISSLTVGTLYRPVFDKLKISREKLAYIADSSSAPTSILIPFNAWGAFIMGLLLTQGLENPFSLMLSSIAYNFYPILAIIIVFLVIVFRKDIGPMAKAEKRVQETGELFNENSKPMLSDTITSYKPKEGIKAKAYNMIIPLATMVFMMPINLAATGWAAVEEYTSFGDHLYQAIGQGSGSSSVLYAVCTAILVAMILYRSQGIMKTKEMIDLVIKGISELMPLALLMLLAFAIGDACNQLGTGQFIANSSKEWLSPEFLPVVVFIISSFIAFSTGTSWGTFAIMLAVSIPMANAHQAELPLIIAATLGGGVFGDHCSPISDTSIISSMASASDHIDHVRTQLPYAIIGGIITSIMYLILGFAMA; encoded by the coding sequence ATGGAAAATTACGGTTTGCTTTCCATCCTACCTCCAGTAATAGCTATAATTCTTGCTTTAAAAACCAAACAGGTTTATATAGCCTTACTATTTGGGATCTGGTTCTCGTGGATCATCATGAATGATTGGAATTTTCTAACCGGCACTGTTGCTGCAATAGAGGGTTTGGTAAACGTATTTAAATCTGAAGGCAATACCAGAACTATTATGTTCAGTGCACTGGTAGGTGCACTTTTACTTTTTATCCAATATTCTAGAGGTGTTGAGGGTTTTATCGGTAAATTGAATGTATTAATTGGTTATTTTGAGAAAAAGCAAACCGGTTATAGCAAGGTCATTATTCAGTTACTTGCACTATTAACAGGTATTTTACTATTCGTAGAAACAAGTATTAGCTCATTAACGGTTGGAACTTTATATAGACCTGTATTTGATAAGCTAAAGATATCAAGAGAAAAGTTAGCTTATATTGCAGACTCCAGTTCTGCCCCTACCTCCATTTTAATTCCGTTTAATGCATGGGGAGCATTCATTATGGGCTTATTACTAACCCAAGGCCTGGAAAATCCATTCTCCCTGATGCTTTCTTCAATTGCTTATAACTTTTATCCCATTCTAGCCATTATAATAGTTTTTCTTGTAATCGTATTTAGAAAAGATATAGGCCCTATGGCTAAAGCTGAAAAGAGAGTTCAGGAAACCGGAGAGCTCTTTAATGAAAATTCAAAGCCTATGCTTTCAGACACAATTACTTCTTATAAACCAAAAGAAGGCATTAAGGCCAAAGCTTATAATATGATCATTCCATTGGCTACAATGGTATTTATGATGCCTATAAATTTAGCAGCTACAGGATGGGCAGCAGTAGAAGAATATACTTCATTTGGAGATCATCTTTATCAGGCTATTGGTCAAGGTTCTGGCTCTTCATCTGTGTTGTATGCAGTTTGCACCGCCATTTTGGTTGCTATGATCTTATATAGATCTCAAGGGATCATGAAAACTAAAGAAATGATAGATCTGGTAATAAAAGGGATTAGTGAATTGATGCCGTTGGCGCTCCTTATGCTTTTAGCTTTTGCCATTGGAGATGCATGTAATCAATTAGGAACCGGCCAGTTTATAGCTAACTCTTCTAAAGAATGGTTATCTCCAGAATTCTTACCTGTAGTGGTATTTATTATAAGTTCTTTTATTGCATTCTCTACAGGTACTTCCTGGGGAACGTTTGCAATTATGCTAGCCGTTTCTATTCCTATGGCAAATGCACATCAAGCAGAATTACCACTTATTATTGCAGCAACTTTGGGAGGTGGAGTCTTTGGAGACCATTGTTCTCCAATATCAGATACTTCTATTATTTCTTCTATGGCATCTGCAAGTGATCATATAGATCATGTAAGAACGCAGTTGCCTTATGCAATAATTGGAGGAATTATAACTTCTATTATGTATCTTATTTTGGGTTTTGCAATGGCGTAA